The genome window CCTGTTACGTTAACAGAAATAGAAATGTCCCCGCGCTTGACCTTAATGATACCTGTCTGCTCCTTTCCTTTTTTATTTTCACTGAATATTTTATTTTTAAATATATAAAAACCCGCGATAGACAAAATAATCAAAATCACTAAAATAAATATTCTCTTTTTCACCTGGACATCTCCTTTTTTGCTGCTTTTCCCGGCCTGCTTATAATCTCCCCTTCTTCCAAACCCGATATAATTTCAGTAAAATCCCTGTTGCTTATTCCGGTTTTAATCTCACGCTCTACCGGTTTTCCTTCCCTGGCCACAAATACCTTTTTCTTATTGTCCGCATTTATAATCACATCATTAGGCACAAATAAAACATTTTTACGTTCTTTTATTATCATTTGGAGATCCATTTTCATTTCCGGTAAAAGTAATGCCTTCGAATTTTTTATTTCAACCGTTATTTCAGAAATCTTTATTTTTTTAATGGCAACTTTCTTAGGCATTATTTTTGTAATGCGCCCGGTAAAAACATTTTCAGGAAATATGTCCGCGATTATCTTTACTGATTGGCCGGTTTTTATCCCGCCGGCATTTTTCTCGGCAACATTGGCATTTATATAAACATTTTCAAGATTTGCCATTGAAGCTATGGTATATCCTGCAGTATCAGCCAACATTTCAGGCAGTAGAACACCGCCTTCTTCAATATTTTTCCGCAAAACAGCGCCTGAAACAGGAGCGGTTATTACGGTCCCTTTTAAATTATCTTCGGCAATTTTTAAAGCCTCCTGTTTTTTAGAAACTTCGGATTCCGCCGCAATAACACTCTTTTCTCTTGACTCCTGCTTTTTTATCTTTTCTTTGGCTTTTGCAAGTTCCACTTCCGCTTGTTTTATCCCAAATTTCTCCGCATCAATTTTTTCTTCCACAATTGGTTTTTTTGTTAATTCCAAATATTCAAGCACCAGGTTATATTCGGATGTTACGGATTCCAATCTTGCTTTTAACGGTCCCAGCTCCTTATTTGGAACAGGTCCTTTTTTATTTAATTTATTAATTTTTTCCTGTATTTCATTTATAGCAAACCTGAGATCTACCTCTTGTTTTATAAGTTCCGATTCAGTCGCAATATTATCTTTTTTTAATGCCTCCTTCATTTTTTCTTTTTCAATTGCTTTTTTTAACTCAAGTTTTGCACGTCCCAAATTATCTTCCGCGGTCTTTAAAAGCCGCTGGTTCCTGTTTTTTTCAGTTTCAATTTCAGTTTTTATTTTTCCAAGCTCAGTTTTTGCCGCGTCCAGGTCCGCCAGGGCCTGCTCCTGGGCATGCTTGGCAAAAGTATTCTCAATTTCCGCAACAAGCGCTCCTTCTTCCAAAAAATCGCCTTTTTCAACTGGCATTCTTAGTATTTTTCCCCTTGACCCGGATTTTATTTCCACAACATTTATAGGTTTAATGACTGCCGACAAATTAACAGAAATAGAAATATTGCCGCGTTTTACCTCAACGATGCCCGCCTGAGAACCACTTCCGCTTTTTTTCCCGGACATTATGTTTCTAAACAC of bacterium contains these proteins:
- a CDS encoding HlyD family efflux transporter periplasmic adaptor subunit gives rise to the protein MKNRLVIFVILIVLSAGGFFVFRNIMSGKKSGSGSQAGIVEVKRGNISISVNLSAVIKPINVVEIKSGSRGKILRMPVEKGDFLEEGALVAEIENTFAKHAQEQALADLDAAKTELGKIKTEIETEKNRNQRLLKTAEDNLGRAKLELKKAIEKEKMKEALKKDNIATESELIKQEVDLRFAINEIQEKINKLNKKGPVPNKELGPLKARLESVTSEYNLVLEYLELTKKPIVEEKIDAEKFGIKQAEVELAKAKEKIKKQESREKSVIAAESEVSKKQEALKIAEDNLKGTVITAPVSGAVLRKNIEEGGVLLPEMLADTAGYTIASMANLENVYINANVAEKNAGGIKTGQSVKIIADIFPENVFTGRITKIMPKKVAIKKIKISEITVEIKNSKALLLPEMKMDLQMIIKERKNVLFVPNDVIINADNKKKVFVAREGKPVEREIKTGISNRDFTEIISGLEEGEIISRPGKAAKKEMSR